A genomic segment from Deltaproteobacteria bacterium encodes:
- a CDS encoding class I SAM-dependent RNA methyltransferase — protein MSETIIKKSKILITCAKGIAPFLKEELLMLGFPVVTETIAGIATEGTMDDTLRLNLMLRTAHRVLFLLKRLSAHDADGMYLSLLEIAWEEHIAEDGYVCVTSSVDNPSVRDSRYVNVKSKDAIVDRINAKCGRRPDSGHDKGKTVINIYWKDEDCSVYFDTSGEALSKRGYRKIPMAAPMQETLAAAVIMATGWNGSRNFINPMCGSGTLAIEAALIALNRAPGLLRNNYGFMHIKGFNESLWNGLLVQAKKDIKNDINCRIIATDIRKEAVEAAKKNAAAAGVEHLIEFAVCDYSETIVPENGGTIILNPEYGKRMGRAEELESIYKGIGDYFKKKCSGYTGYVFTGNLDMAKKVGLKAKRRIPFFNGDIECRLLEYELYSGSRRKKRGENKSWMEQDAQI, from the coding sequence ATGTCAGAAACAATTATAAAAAAAAGCAAGATCCTTATTACCTGTGCAAAAGGGATAGCGCCTTTTTTGAAGGAAGAACTACTCATGCTGGGATTCCCGGTAGTCACTGAGACTATCGCGGGAATAGCAACCGAGGGTACTATGGACGATACACTCCGGCTTAATCTCATGCTCCGCACAGCACACCGAGTGCTTTTCCTCCTTAAGCGATTATCCGCACATGATGCCGATGGCATGTATCTCTCACTCTTGGAAATAGCATGGGAAGAACATATAGCTGAGGATGGATATGTCTGTGTAACATCCAGTGTGGATAATCCGAGTGTCAGGGACTCACGCTACGTAAATGTAAAAAGCAAGGATGCCATTGTCGACAGAATAAATGCAAAGTGCGGGCGGCGTCCTGATTCGGGGCATGATAAAGGAAAGACCGTGATTAATATCTACTGGAAAGACGAGGACTGTTCAGTGTATTTTGATACCTCTGGTGAAGCCCTTTCTAAACGCGGGTACAGGAAAATCCCTATGGCAGCACCTATGCAGGAGACACTTGCTGCTGCAGTTATCATGGCAACAGGATGGAACGGGAGCCGGAATTTCATCAACCCTATGTGCGGCAGCGGTACCCTTGCCATTGAAGCCGCTTTAATTGCACTTAACAGAGCGCCGGGCCTTTTGCGAAACAATTATGGTTTCATGCATATAAAGGGATTTAACGAATCACTATGGAACGGTCTTCTTGTACAAGCAAAGAAGGATATTAAGAATGACATTAATTGTAGGATCATTGCCACCGATATCAGAAAAGAGGCAGTAGAAGCAGCAAAGAAAAATGCTGCGGCAGCAGGTGTTGAACACCTGATCGAATTCGCTGTGTGTGATTATTCGGAAACCATAGTTCCGGAAAACGGCGGGACAATAATACTCAACCCTGAATATGGAAAGAGAATGGGAAGAGCCGAAGAGCTTGAGAGCATTTACAAAGGCATCGGCGATTATTTTAAAAAAAAGTGCAGTGGATATACAGGATATGTTTTTACCGGTAATCTCGACATGGCAAAGAAGGTAGGTTTGAAAGCAAAACGAAGAATCCCATTTTTTAATGGGGATATAGAATGCAGGCTCCTCGAGTATGAACTGTACTCGGGAAGCAGAAGGAAAAAACGGGGTGAAAACAAATCATGGATGGAACAAGACGCTCAGATATAA
- a CDS encoding YwbE family protein: protein MDGTRRSDIRPGLHVSIVLKKDQQNGKLTKGIVKDILTGSPVHPHGIKVRLESGEVGRVKEIF, encoded by the coding sequence ATGGATGGAACAAGACGCTCAGATATAAGACCGGGATTGCATGTTTCTATTGTACTTAAGAAAGACCAGCAAAACGGAAAGCTAACGAAGGGTATCGTAAAAGATATTCTAACCGGTTCGCCCGTGCATCCACACGGGATCAAAGTCCGTTTGGAAAGCGGAGAAGTAGGGCGAGTGAAAGAGATATTTTAG